CCTCCTTTTATCTTACTTTCACTTATAGTCTACACTGCTGAGGTTAAAGGAACCTTAATGTTTGTCCCCGCAGGTTAAGGACAGGTTACAAACGGGTAAAAAGAGGATTACAGTGTAACTAGCTGGCGGGATACGCCAGTGAAGAGGGCAGACAGTCGGAAATATTACTAACGGCTACTTTTGAGATGCTTGGCCGGTTCTGGCTTGGCCAGAAAGTAACCAATGCCGGTCCTGGTGAGGATAATCTGCGGGTGACTGGGGTCAGCTTCAATCTTCTCCCGCAAGCGCCGGATATGAACTTTAAGACTGTCGGATGCCCCCGGATAGTCATCCCCCCAAACAGCTTCAGCGAGACTGGAATGAGTGACCACATGACCGGCGTTTCTCATCAGGTGTCCCAGGATATGACTCTCGGTAATGGTCAGGGAAATCTCTTTTTTACCATCGTAGAGTTGCCCGGTAGCCGGGTCAAGGCGGAACTGCCCGTAAACCAGCGGTTCCTCTTCCGAGGAGCTGACCCGGCGAATCAGGGATTTCACTCTGGCCAGAAGCTCCAGCTGCCGGAAGGGTTTGGTTATATAATCGTCAGCACCCCACTCCAGCCCCTTAACAACGTCAGCCTCTTCCGACCTGACGGTGAGAATAATCGTCGGGACATGGGAGAATAAACGTATCTGGCGCTACACCTCGAAACCACTGATGTCAGGTAGCCCTAAATCGAGGATAACGATATCAGGCATTTCGCTCTCGACCAGTTCGACCCCCTTTTCACCGAGGCGGGTAGAGATTACCTCGGCTTCAGGCCACCGTATCTGGAAAGCCAGGGAAATAGCATCGATAATATCACGGTCATCCTCAATGAGCAGGACTTTCATCGGTTACCCCCTCTTTAGAAGTTTTTTCAGGCTGACCGGCAGCGGTTGGCGCTGCCAGCGGAATCGAAAAGCCAAAGGTGGAGCCTTTTCCTACCTGGCTTTCCACCCATATCTTGCCACCATGAAGCTCCACCAGGTATTTACATAGCGACAGCCCCAACCCCAGTCCACTGAGGTGCTCCCGGTCAGTTATCTGCCGGTGATAAGGCTGGAAAATCCGTGATTGCTCTTCTTCGGGAATGCCGCGCCCGGTATCCTGAACCTCAACGATTAGACTGTTACTATCTTCTCTGGCCCGCAGGGTTATTTTACCACCCTCGGGAGTAAACTTCGAGGCATTAATCAACAGATTGAGCACCACCTGCCGCAGACGCTCTTCATCCGCCCATACCCGTGACATGGAATGTGCCAGAGCCAGAAACAGTGATTGGCCACTACTTGAGATCAACGCCGTCATTTCATCGGCTATTGCCCGGAGTAGCGGTTTCGGATCTAACGGACTGGGGTTTACCTGCAGCATACCAATTTCCACCCGGGCCAGATCAAGGAGGTCATCGATCCTTTTACTTAAATTAGAGGCTCCACGGTGAATATTCCGGGCAATACTTAACCATGGCTCCTCATGAAACTCAGCAATCAGCAGTTCACTTG
This genomic stretch from Dehalococcoidales bacterium harbors:
- a CDS encoding PAS domain-containing sensor histidine kinase gives rise to the protein MKDEQKTKAQLITEVTELRRRVAELETAESQRSREEELLHIFRISSPIGLFIIQDGKFQFINDEFHRVTGGKVGELLGTDPIDRILPEDREMVRENAIKMLKGERFSPYKYRIVNREGQIRWMLEGVVSVSYRGRRAVLGHSMDITERVEAEAKLQELYEQERKLRQELEAEVERRIEFTRALVHELKTPLTPVLSSSELLIAEFHEEPWLSIARNIHRGASNLSKRIDDLLDLARVEIGMLQVNPSPLDPKPLLRAIADEMTALISSSGQSLFLALAHSMSRVWADEERLRQVVLNLLINASKFTPEGGKITLRAREDSNSLIVEVQDTGRGIPEEEQSRIFQPYHRQITDREHLSGLGLGLSLCKYLVELHGGKIWVESQVGKGSTFGFSIPLAAPTAAGQPEKTSKEGVTDESPAH